The Enteractinococcus fodinae genome has a segment encoding these proteins:
- a CDS encoding HpcH/HpaI aldolase/citrate lyase family protein encodes MTVSTLTSRTALFTPANRIDRVEKALAGPADTVIVDLEDAVAETAKDSARQQLKDFLASLDPEVQHRLAIRINAPDTASGQLDLDMLGDAANLPAAIMVPKAEATGTFDRLPEFLDSVTVLALVETPTAVRDVHAIAALPRVDRLAIGAVDLSSALGSQIASVPIEAARAAVVLASAAAGLPGPLDTPTTEISNDDAIQAAAQASVRDGFGGMLCIHPKQLDHVTAAFTPSQEMVAWAERVIAAGDGAGTVDGQMIDRPVMLRAERILQDAGRSAS; translated from the coding sequence ATGACTGTTTCAACCCTCACCTCGCGCACCGCGTTGTTCACCCCAGCGAACCGTATCGATCGCGTGGAAAAAGCCCTTGCCGGTCCGGCAGATACTGTGATCGTCGATCTCGAAGACGCGGTAGCTGAGACAGCGAAAGATTCCGCCCGGCAACAGCTCAAAGACTTCCTTGCCTCGCTTGATCCTGAGGTGCAGCACCGGTTGGCGATACGGATTAACGCTCCTGACACTGCCAGTGGACAGTTAGATCTCGATATGCTCGGCGACGCAGCGAACCTGCCCGCTGCCATTATGGTGCCCAAGGCTGAAGCGACCGGGACGTTTGACCGGCTACCCGAGTTCTTGGACTCGGTGACGGTGTTGGCCCTGGTTGAAACGCCCACCGCGGTTCGGGATGTGCACGCCATCGCCGCTCTTCCACGGGTAGATCGACTGGCTATCGGAGCGGTGGATCTCTCCTCAGCGCTGGGCTCCCAGATTGCTTCTGTGCCCATTGAAGCAGCTCGGGCTGCTGTGGTGTTGGCTTCGGCCGCAGCGGGTCTCCCAGGACCGCTCGACACCCCAACCACTGAGATCTCCAACGACGATGCCATCCAAGCTGCGGCTCAGGCTTCGGTACGAGACGGTTTCGGCGGCATGCTGTGCATTCATCCCAAGCAGCTTGACCATGTGACCGCCGCGTTCACCCCCAGCCAGGAGATGGTTGCCTGGGCCGAGCGCGTCATTGCCGCCGGTGACGGTGCAGGCACCGTAGACGGACAGATGATTGACCGTCCAGTGATGCTGCGTGCCGAACGCATCCTGCAGGACGCTGGCCGAAGCGCGTCCTAA
- a CDS encoding acyl-CoA dehydrogenase family protein: MNLDSGITQSEISVPVQRPVLPPPWHTAERQALQDEAYTFAREEVLPVANELDPQKGEMPASLIARLGELGYFGITIPKEDGGMGLGVFEYCMVAEELAVSWMSVASIIARAQGVGTNVADKTRRKELLRRSAAGEWIGAIGFSEPLAGSDLANVQTTATRDGDSWVIHGRKRWIGNSLAADFIQLLARERQPEPGESRSAGMITLLVEKKRNEFPEGLTGTPIDKIGYHGFTTWDLTFDGLRVPVENVLVGPEEAEQAQSAAEAAEGKRRAFQETQKWLNIARVQTAARAVGLARAAVEDSTEYLQRRQQFGRPIGDFQALRFELAEMAAKVDVARAHYRQVAHLLDAGVPCEREAAMAKLEATEMAVYVTNRAMQLHGGNGYTTELQVERHWRDARLTTIFEGTSEIQKKIISDRLLPRAKH, from the coding sequence ATGAATCTTGACTCAGGAATTACCCAAAGCGAGATCTCAGTACCGGTCCAGCGACCGGTCCTGCCGCCGCCTTGGCACACTGCTGAACGTCAAGCGCTGCAGGACGAAGCCTACACATTCGCCCGCGAGGAGGTCCTGCCCGTCGCTAATGAGCTGGACCCCCAAAAGGGTGAGATGCCGGCCAGCTTGATAGCTCGCCTCGGCGAACTGGGCTATTTCGGAATTACGATTCCGAAAGAAGACGGCGGTATGGGCCTGGGCGTCTTCGAATACTGCATGGTGGCCGAAGAACTGGCCGTGTCGTGGATGAGCGTGGCAAGTATTATTGCGCGCGCCCAAGGTGTCGGCACGAACGTGGCTGACAAAACACGTCGCAAGGAACTACTCCGTCGCAGCGCAGCTGGTGAATGGATCGGTGCGATCGGTTTCTCTGAACCACTGGCAGGTTCGGACCTGGCAAACGTCCAGACCACTGCAACACGTGATGGCGATTCCTGGGTGATTCATGGTCGCAAACGCTGGATCGGGAACTCGCTGGCCGCCGACTTCATCCAGTTGTTGGCACGCGAGCGCCAGCCTGAACCAGGCGAATCACGCTCCGCGGGCATGATCACACTGTTGGTCGAAAAGAAGCGCAACGAATTCCCTGAAGGCCTGACCGGGACACCAATCGACAAGATTGGCTATCACGGTTTCACCACCTGGGATCTGACGTTCGACGGTCTGCGAGTACCGGTTGAGAACGTCCTCGTTGGTCCGGAAGAGGCCGAACAAGCCCAGAGCGCTGCCGAGGCAGCAGAGGGCAAACGTCGCGCTTTCCAGGAGACCCAGAAATGGCTGAATATCGCTCGCGTTCAGACCGCGGCTCGTGCCGTGGGGCTGGCCAGAGCGGCCGTGGAAGACTCCACCGAGTACCTCCAGCGTCGTCAGCAGTTTGGTCGACCCATCGGTGACTTCCAGGCGCTGCGTTTCGAGCTCGCCGAGATGGCCGCCAAAGTGGATGTAGCTCGCGCGCACTACCGTCAGGTAGCGCACCTGCTCGACGCCGGGGTGCCCTGCGAACGCGAAGCGGCAATGGCCAAGCTCGAGGCAACCGAGATGGCCGTGTACGTTACCAACCGTGCGATGCAACTGCATGGCGGCAACGGGTACACGACCGAACTGCAAGTAGAGCGTCACTGGCGTGATGCACGCTTGACCACCATCTTCGAAGGCACCAGCGAGATCCAGAAGAAGATCATCAGCGACCGCCTGTTGCCACGCGCTAAGCACTAA
- a CDS encoding GntR family transcriptional regulator, whose product MGVAPRKQLSDEVASYLRERIVAGELTPGTSVRAEAVGELLSVSATPVREALHTLKVEGFLELIPRRGFIVASLRAKDIRDIFEAHALIAGELAARATANIRAEELKTIQQIHDEVLAAARDDDTDLLEQKNHEFHRFIYQLADSERLKWALNAFLRYVPRAFYAQIQGWPDTTIRDHTEIMEAMINEDPEAARQTMGQHIRNSGEKLAEYFEKRQTEVLQDSAKSNAR is encoded by the coding sequence ATGGGTGTGGCACCTAGGAAACAACTAAGCGATGAAGTCGCTTCATACCTACGCGAGAGAATTGTCGCTGGTGAACTTACGCCTGGAACTTCAGTGAGAGCAGAAGCCGTAGGTGAGCTCCTCTCGGTTTCAGCCACACCGGTGCGAGAAGCCCTGCATACGCTTAAGGTCGAAGGCTTCCTAGAACTCATTCCCCGCAGAGGATTCATTGTCGCGTCACTGCGCGCGAAAGATATCCGAGACATCTTCGAAGCACACGCCCTCATCGCAGGTGAACTTGCAGCTCGTGCGACAGCAAATATTCGCGCGGAAGAACTCAAGACCATCCAGCAGATCCACGATGAAGTGCTAGCGGCGGCACGCGATGACGATACTGACCTCCTGGAGCAAAAGAACCACGAATTTCATCGATTCATCTACCAGTTGGCAGATTCTGAACGCCTCAAGTGGGCGTTAAACGCTTTCCTGCGATACGTGCCCAGGGCTTTTTACGCCCAGATTCAAGGCTGGCCAGACACGACGATTCGAGATCATACGGAGATCATGGAAGCCATGATCAACGAAGATCCAGAAGCCGCGCGCCAGACCATGGGCCAACACATTCGAAACTCTGGTGAGAAGTTGGCAGAGTATTTCGAAAAACGACAGACCGAAGTGCTCCAAGATTCTGCGAAATCCAACGCTCGTTAA
- a CDS encoding type 2 periplasmic-binding domain-containing protein — MKRSHTLAPAALIASMALVLSACGNGSTEEGSGDSEGFEFGASQEEVNAAIEGLEPVEITYQAAGQSPNSVVSISDIALQEYIEERSNGQITVDMVWGQAIAGYDEVDSALVDGRVDIAFTLPVYDPNQYPAFDAINTATAGMPSSPVLGELIAEAVVADLAAGSQQVLDEYEALGLTPLLPMASAGTYHSICTEAGTSPDDWNGRTVRIGNTAQEELVQNLGGSPSSLPYTEMFEALQRGTIDCTLGALRNSEEGGILQVATYLSVIPEENSLSNRGTSAIVAGSGYEALPLPYQQIIFDAMEARYAASVESLAQGNVAGIEQLKEAGGELVPLDEESNEIIGETNAKLIEEVEESGVLDPGIADRTQESITKWSDLAEELGYTEEGGYEDLDEWFDMEDYDFAPMAERFFEDVLLPLRPE, encoded by the coding sequence ATGAAACGATCACACACCTTGGCACCGGCCGCTCTGATCGCCAGCATGGCGTTAGTGCTCAGTGCTTGTGGGAATGGTTCCACTGAAGAGGGATCCGGAGACAGCGAAGGGTTCGAATTCGGCGCTTCACAAGAAGAAGTGAATGCAGCGATCGAAGGCCTCGAACCGGTTGAAATTACGTACCAAGCAGCAGGCCAATCCCCCAACTCGGTGGTCTCCATTAGCGATATAGCACTCCAGGAGTACATCGAAGAGCGCTCAAATGGACAGATCACCGTCGACATGGTGTGGGGGCAAGCCATCGCAGGCTACGACGAAGTCGACAGCGCACTGGTCGACGGCCGGGTCGATATCGCCTTCACTTTACCGGTCTACGATCCCAACCAGTACCCCGCATTTGATGCGATAAATACTGCAACAGCCGGAATGCCCAGCTCACCTGTTTTGGGGGAACTCATCGCGGAAGCTGTTGTCGCTGATCTAGCTGCTGGTTCTCAACAAGTGCTCGATGAATACGAAGCACTAGGACTCACTCCATTGCTGCCAATGGCTAGCGCAGGCACCTACCATTCGATATGTACTGAAGCGGGCACAAGCCCCGACGACTGGAACGGTCGAACCGTGCGCATTGGTAACACGGCACAAGAAGAACTGGTCCAGAACCTTGGGGGTAGCCCTAGCTCCCTGCCCTACACGGAAATGTTCGAAGCATTACAACGCGGCACTATTGACTGCACCCTCGGTGCCCTAAGAAACTCCGAAGAAGGCGGCATACTCCAAGTCGCCACCTATCTTTCCGTTATCCCCGAAGAAAACAGCTTGTCGAATCGGGGAACAAGTGCCATCGTCGCAGGTAGTGGCTATGAGGCTCTGCCGCTGCCATATCAGCAGATTATTTTTGATGCCATGGAAGCCCGCTATGCAGCCAGCGTTGAAAGCCTCGCCCAAGGTAATGTTGCCGGGATTGAACAGCTGAAAGAAGCCGGGGGCGAGCTGGTTCCCCTTGACGAAGAGTCGAACGAAATTATTGGCGAAACCAATGCGAAGTTGATCGAGGAGGTCGAAGAATCAGGAGTTCTCGATCCTGGCATTGCAGATCGAACCCAAGAATCGATTACCAAGTGGTCCGATCTAGCCGAGGAACTCGGATATACCGAAGAAGGCGGCTACGAAGACCTCGATGAGTGGTTCGACATGGAAGATTACGACTTCGCTCCGATGGCCGAACGCTTCTTCGAAGACGTTTTGCTGCCACTGCGGCCCGAGTAA
- a CDS encoding acyl-CoA dehydrogenase family protein, with protein MTSTAHQVLTDEEELLIETVRTFIDREVKPSVNEVEKANEYPERWIEQMKELGIYGLAVPEEYDGMPVSMPAYAKVTEELARGWMSLAGAMGGHTVVAKLLTEFGTEDQKQKYLPRMATGELRATMALTEPGGGSDLQAMRTVATEDGEDLVINGAKTWISNARTSGLIALLCKTDPNAEPRHKGISIVLVEKGPGLTISRDLAKLGYKGVESCELVFEDYRTPAAQILGSEPGKGFSQMMRGLETGRIQVASRALGVGAAALEDALQYAQERESFGKPIWKHQAIGHYLADMATKLTAARQLTRYAAEKYDSGQRADMEAGMAKLFASEVGMEIALNAVRIHGGYGYSTEYDVERYFRDAPLMIVGEGTNEIQRNVIASQLVSRGGI; from the coding sequence ATGACAAGCACAGCCCACCAGGTTCTTACGGACGAAGAAGAACTCCTCATTGAAACGGTACGCACGTTCATTGACAGGGAAGTCAAACCGTCCGTTAACGAAGTCGAGAAAGCTAACGAATATCCAGAGCGCTGGATCGAACAAATGAAGGAATTGGGTATCTACGGACTGGCCGTCCCTGAAGAGTACGACGGTATGCCAGTGTCGATGCCCGCCTACGCGAAAGTTACGGAAGAACTAGCACGCGGTTGGATGTCTTTGGCCGGTGCCATGGGCGGTCACACTGTCGTCGCAAAACTCCTGACCGAATTTGGTACCGAGGACCAAAAACAGAAGTACTTGCCACGGATGGCCACCGGAGAACTCCGCGCTACGATGGCACTCACCGAGCCCGGCGGTGGTTCTGACCTGCAGGCGATGAGAACGGTCGCAACCGAAGACGGCGAAGACCTGGTCATTAACGGTGCAAAAACCTGGATCTCCAACGCTCGCACCTCCGGCTTGATCGCACTACTGTGCAAAACAGACCCGAACGCCGAGCCACGGCACAAGGGCATCTCGATTGTTCTGGTGGAAAAAGGTCCCGGACTCACCATCTCCCGCGACCTTGCCAAACTCGGGTACAAAGGGGTCGAGAGCTGTGAACTGGTCTTCGAAGACTACCGAACCCCAGCCGCCCAGATCCTCGGAAGCGAGCCAGGCAAAGGCTTCTCGCAGATGATGCGTGGCCTAGAAACCGGACGTATTCAGGTTGCATCCCGCGCGTTAGGTGTTGGCGCAGCTGCCCTCGAAGATGCGCTGCAGTACGCCCAGGAACGCGAAAGCTTCGGAAAGCCTATCTGGAAGCACCAGGCTATCGGTCACTACCTCGCCGACATGGCCACCAAGCTCACCGCAGCCCGTCAGCTCACTCGCTACGCGGCTGAAAAGTACGACAGTGGCCAGCGCGCCGACATGGAAGCCGGCATGGCGAAGCTGTTCGCCTCCGAAGTTGGTATGGAAATCGCCCTGAACGCGGTCCGTATCCATGGCGGTTACGGCTACTCGACCGAATATGACGTTGAACGCTACTTCCGTGATGCGCCGCTGATGATTGTTGGCGAGGGCACGAACGAGATCCAACGGAACGTCATTGCTTCGCAGCTCGTCTCGCGTGGCGGCATCTAA
- a CDS encoding FAS1-like dehydratase domain-containing protein gives MASSSLETSETQFEDWISRSEVTEDIASASAMQGLQSILELPNPDDKNLFPLGHWLQFTPTAGMSELGEDGHPKLGGFLPPIPYPRRMWVGSRIAYYAPIPVGERITKTTTIESITPKQGRGGGLIFLGLRHDIHTPDALAITEHQTLVYREAAPVDPDNPQQPQPPRDTAAPEGDWEWTVPVQPNEITLFRYSALTFNSHRIHYDLPYATAVEGYPGLVVHGPLSATNILANFQQQRGNPAIEAFEFSARSPLFVNEKAYVCGRQVENDNGLITEELALIGPGNATNVEAKVQYRQ, from the coding sequence TTGGCTTCTTCATCACTCGAGACCTCCGAAACACAATTCGAAGACTGGATATCGAGAAGCGAGGTGACGGAAGATATCGCTTCAGCTTCGGCGATGCAGGGGCTGCAGTCGATTCTTGAACTACCAAATCCGGATGACAAAAACCTCTTCCCGCTGGGGCACTGGCTTCAGTTCACCCCTACCGCTGGCATGAGCGAGCTGGGAGAGGATGGCCACCCAAAGCTCGGCGGTTTCTTGCCTCCCATTCCTTACCCACGCAGAATGTGGGTCGGTAGCCGCATTGCGTACTATGCGCCTATTCCCGTCGGAGAACGCATTACCAAAACGACCACCATTGAAAGCATCACCCCGAAACAGGGACGCGGTGGAGGCCTCATCTTCCTGGGGCTGCGTCACGACATTCATACACCTGACGCACTAGCGATCACAGAACATCAGACTCTGGTGTATCGCGAAGCGGCACCTGTTGATCCTGACAATCCGCAACAACCACAGCCGCCTCGGGACACGGCAGCGCCGGAAGGCGATTGGGAATGGACGGTACCAGTCCAGCCCAACGAAATCACGCTGTTCCGGTATTCTGCCTTGACCTTCAACTCCCACCGGATCCACTACGACTTGCCGTATGCAACCGCTGTGGAAGGCTACCCGGGACTTGTTGTTCATGGGCCGCTATCCGCTACGAACATCCTGGCCAACTTTCAACAGCAGCGTGGGAATCCCGCCATTGAGGCGTTTGAGTTCTCGGCACGCAGCCCTCTGTTCGTCAATGAGAAGGCATACGTGTGCGGACGCCAAGTCGAAAACGACAACGGTCTGATCACCGAAGAACTCGCATTGATCGGTCCCGGAAATGCCACCAACGTCGAAGCAAAGGTGCAGTACCGACAATAA
- a CDS encoding AMP-binding protein, with protein MTNRLYENVSYASLAYRALRRYDDRVAFIDGDREFSYRDSAKSVQVFRNLLVDSGVEKGVPIALVGGNHPETFFTRAAAIMEGARVTSLHPENGIDDHTYALNYLDTEVVIFESPRFDALIEDLSPLSPTIKFIPMPSMDPATLQDQDIELAPPVRMHAEDVIGISLSGGTTGKPKGIMHSDRTLATNATFSCLEWDWPQDIRFLAATPLSHASGAMAVPILMQGGSLVMLDKFTPERFRDVVKEHNVNSTFLVPTMIHRLLALPDAESPFNDLETVIYGASKIDPSMLRGAVERFGQKFVQLYGQSEAPNLIAALKKADHDPHDPEKMASCGRPVGCADVALLDDKDREVPVGEVGEICVRGPIVMAGYWQKPELTEETFSSGWLHTGDLARANAQGYLTIVGRKKDMIITGGLNVYPAEVETVMGEFPGVAAAAVLGIPDEEWGEKIVAFVTLDDDAGDAFDEAELQEFIKARKGSVQTPKAIFTTDAFPLTKIGKPDKVALQNLAIERDAARSLVHEAR; from the coding sequence ATGACAAACCGGTTGTACGAAAATGTAAGCTACGCCTCCTTGGCATACCGTGCACTGCGCCGTTATGACGATCGTGTGGCCTTTATAGACGGCGACAGAGAATTCAGCTACCGCGACAGCGCGAAGAGTGTTCAGGTGTTCCGCAATCTGCTGGTGGACTCTGGAGTGGAGAAGGGCGTGCCAATAGCGCTTGTGGGTGGCAACCACCCCGAAACCTTCTTCACTCGGGCTGCGGCCATCATGGAGGGCGCCCGCGTCACCTCCCTCCATCCCGAAAACGGTATTGACGACCACACGTATGCACTCAACTATCTCGACACTGAGGTCGTAATCTTCGAATCACCACGATTTGATGCCTTGATTGAGGATCTCAGCCCGCTCAGCCCGACCATAAAGTTCATTCCGATGCCGAGCATGGACCCGGCAACGCTGCAGGACCAAGACATTGAGTTGGCACCGCCGGTGCGCATGCATGCCGAAGACGTCATCGGCATCAGCCTGTCTGGCGGTACCACGGGAAAACCCAAAGGCATCATGCACTCGGACCGGACCCTGGCCACGAACGCTACGTTTTCCTGTCTTGAGTGGGATTGGCCGCAAGACATCCGCTTCCTGGCTGCCACACCACTGTCACACGCCAGCGGTGCCATGGCGGTACCGATCTTGATGCAGGGTGGATCCCTCGTCATGCTGGATAAGTTCACCCCGGAGCGGTTCCGCGACGTCGTCAAAGAACATAACGTCAATAGCACGTTTTTGGTGCCCACGATGATCCATCGCCTCCTGGCGCTCCCTGATGCTGAGTCTCCTTTTAACGATCTTGAGACTGTCATTTATGGGGCATCGAAGATTGATCCGTCGATGCTGCGCGGGGCCGTTGAACGGTTTGGGCAAAAGTTTGTGCAGCTCTACGGCCAGTCCGAAGCGCCAAATCTGATCGCTGCGCTCAAGAAAGCCGATCACGACCCCCATGATCCAGAGAAAATGGCGTCATGTGGCAGACCTGTCGGCTGCGCGGACGTCGCCCTGCTTGACGATAAGGATCGTGAAGTGCCGGTCGGTGAAGTCGGGGAGATTTGTGTGCGTGGCCCAATCGTGATGGCCGGCTATTGGCAAAAACCTGAGCTGACCGAAGAGACCTTTTCATCCGGCTGGCTCCATACCGGAGATCTCGCGCGAGCCAATGCACAAGGATATCTAACAATTGTTGGTCGTAAAAAAGACATGATCATCACCGGCGGGCTCAACGTCTATCCTGCCGAAGTGGAGACTGTCATGGGTGAGTTCCCAGGCGTGGCTGCCGCCGCGGTACTGGGTATCCCGGATGAAGAATGGGGCGAGAAAATCGTAGCCTTCGTGACCTTGGACGATGACGCCGGGGATGCATTCGATGAAGCCGAGCTTCAAGAGTTCATCAAGGCTCGAAAGGGAAGCGTGCAAACCCCGAAGGCCATCTTCACCACCGACGCGTTTCCCCTGACGAAAATTGGCAAGCCCGATAAAGTGGCCCTGCAAAACCTGGCAATCGAACGCGATGCAGCCCGCTCGCTGGTGCATGAGGCCCGGTAG